The Musa acuminata AAA Group cultivar baxijiao unplaced genomic scaffold, Cavendish_Baxijiao_AAA HiC_scaffold_1090, whole genome shotgun sequence nucleotide sequence GTATCAGTCCGGAGAGTGAATTATGACCCAAGTCGAGCTGCGTTACGCTGGACAGATTCCCAATCTCGGCAGGGATTCGACCAGAAAGTGAATTGCCGCTTAAGCGTAATTCCGTAAGACTGGTCAAGCGCCCAATCTCGGCAGGGATGGAACCAACGAGGAAGCACTGAACGAGGTTTAGCTGCGACAGACTTGTCGTGTTCCCGATTTGAGGTAGAAGGGGACTCGTAAATGAATTGTGGCTGAGATCAAGTGTGGTTAGACTGGCCAAACTCCAGAGATCGACAGGTATGGAACCGGAAAGCGAGTTGCCGCTAAGGTCGAGCTGCGCGAGACGAGTCAAGTTCCCAAACCCGGCAGGTACGGTGCCATACAATTCAGAATTGCTGATCGCGAGATAGGAGAGGCTACGGAGTTCAAAAAGCCAGCTGGGAAAGGTGGAGTTGAAGAAGTTGCCACGGAGATCGAGGGTGGTGAGAGCCGTGAGGTTGACGCGGGAAAGAGAGTCGGGGAGGGCAGTGAGACCACAGCCTGACAGATAGAGTTGTTGCAGGGAGGGCAGCTGGTTCACGGCTCGTAGCCAATCGGGAGAGGCCGTGCTGAGGTTCACAAAGTTCATTTGGAGGAATGTTAGAGAAGATAGACGCGAGAGCCACTGTAGGTCGTCCCCCGCGTCGATCCTTAAGTTGTACGAGGACAGCCTCAGATAGCGGAGGGTTGACAGGTTACCCAGCTGGGGAGGAATGGCTCCGCCGAAATTGGAATAAGAGAGATCCAGATATCTGAGTCTCCCAAAAGAACCCAAGAACTTGGGGATTCGGGCGCCGCCGAAGTCGTTCTGAGTGAGATTCAAGCGGCGcaaatgagttagagaaagcaAAGATGGACCGATCTCACCCCCCAACACCGTCGAATTGTCGTAGTAAGCCTCCGCATTCTGGAGGTTGAGCTGCACGACGTGGCCCGTGGTGTTGTCGCACACCACGCCGCTCCATCTGCAGCAGTCCACTGGGCGACGCCACGAGGACAAGCGGCGGGATGGGTCGAGGATGCCGGCTTTGAAGGCGAGGAGGGCGTCCCTCTCCGCCTCCATGCACCCCCTCGTCGTCGTCACAAGCGTCAAGAACAGAACGCTCATTAGGCAAGAGCAGCTCAGCGACGAATGGGATGGGCTTCTCGTGTCGCCCATGCTCTTCGGTGAACGAATGACCAGTTGGTTGCAGGCGGCACAGTGGAGaacatgtatatatgaatataatatataGAATGTGGTAGGTTGAACCATTGCTCTCCGCGATTGCCAATGGATCCTCTTGTGAAATGATAGGTCCCTTCGTCTCCACCCGGCATCCCATGTGATCGAAGTAGTGACAAAGGATACATATTATAACGTGAGTGCTAATCTTTTTCGTCCTTTCGTCCAACTTGGGACTCCTAATCTAATGATCATGGAAGCGCAGCTGCCAAGAAGGACGCACACGGAGTTGAGGTCAAAAAAGCTCCGAAGGCTAAAATGGCTTCAGCAGTCGAGTCTCTTCCTAACTCTAAAGAACGGGCATAGCGTGTGCAAGGAATCCTGCAGGGGAGGACGAGAGTCCACAATGGTCCTCCCAATCGTGGAATGCCATATAGACTCACCGATCCTTGTCAAAGTTGACTCCGGTCGCCAAGCGGTTCGAGTCCCCCACCGCGTGCCTTCGAAGAAGCTTCCACGGCTGCTGCGAACGGACTCGAAGTGACTTCTCCATCCTTTCTTCATCTCCTACTTTTTGATGGACGAGACGTGTGAGACTGCTACGGAAATGCCCCAACGTTGACTCGGTCAGTCTTCCTTTTCCATAAGCACATGACGTGAAAGCATGACTGTTTACATTAAGCGCATAATACCGTGGGATTCTTATGGCGTTATCTTCAGCATAGGTGTTGGCCAAGTCTCAGGTCATCGGATTAATGATTGAATCGGTGGATCGAGATTTAATAttagtttaaaaataatataatatactgtaatatattaaaaatacaaaatatataacataatattataaaaatattgttttataaTAATTCAATGCATTCTTCACAATAATATTATTACATTCAACAATTATGTTTCCATCGTCATAATACACACAATATTTACAAAgatgaaaccaaaaagaaaagagagagagagagtttgaaaAGTAACCATTACATGATCTCTAACACGATGTCATCTTGCAAGATTCAAACTTATTATGGATACAACACACAAGATACTCCTATTACATTGACTTTTTATGGCGTCCTCACTCTCAATCACTTGTTAATCTATTAATTCTTATTTTGATGACAACATAAGCTTTATCATACATTTTATCAAACATCTGAAAATAGAAAACCCTCCAATTTTTCTTGAACAACATGATGATAAACACGCTCCATAATCCAACCAAATATCCGAGTATGATACTCAGATAATATGATGGCATAAAGGATCCGTCTTTGTTGTCTTCTTTTATCACATTGGTACTTTTAAGATCGTAGCAACTCTTGTTGAGGGGAGCTCCACATAGATATACATTGCCAATATAAATGGATGAGTCATTGAGTGTTTGTAGTTGATTTCCCGAAGGAATAACTCCTGATAGATTGTTGTAAGACAAATTCAAGTGATTCAGAGAATACAGGTCTGACAAGCTTTGAGGAATACCTCCGGATAACTTATTAAATGACAGGTCCAGAGTTTCCAATAATTTCATGCCACCAATTGTCGCTGGTATTTGACCGATAAGATTATTTCTTGATAGATTTAAAGTTTGGAGTGCCGAAAGAGACCCAATTTCTAATGGGATTTCTCCGGTCAAATTATTATTTGAAAAGTCTATAATATTGACAAGGTAAACAATGATCGAAAAGATGATACTTTTTCCCTTTATAGTTAAAGTGATGCTATCATCATAAGTGCCATCAAAATACGACAAAGCATAACGCGACAAAGAATAACGCGACAAAGCAGGGCGATCGGCTGCCAATGGTCTATAAACTATATGTTGGTCTAGACTAGTCAATTTTCGTTGCCTATAAGTTTTTGTTGCATTTAAATTACCAAAGGAGCGTGGAATTGGACCTGATAAATTATTATTAGCAAGGTCGATAATATGTAGATGATGAAGTTGTCCAAGCTCTATAGGAATATTACCAAAAAACATATTTGAGCATAGCCGGAGTACCTCTAGTTTTTGAAAGTTTTGTGCAATCCACGTAGGTATGCTACCTGAGAATTTATTATCGCCAAGATCAAGAAAAACTAGTCCACTGCAATGTTTCAATGACAACGGAAGATGCCCATGTAGACTATTATTGTTTAAGTGCAAAGACCGAAGCTGAGTCAACTTTTCAATAGAGCTAGGAATTTCTCCCGAGAGCTTATTATCTGCTAGATTAATGTAGAAAAGGAAGTTTGTCTCTTGCCAACACCAAGGGATTTCACCTGATATTTGGTTGCTCGATAGATCGAGGATACGAAGTTGTGTCAAGTTGCAGATAAATGATGGTATGTTCCCACTGATATGGTTATGTGAGAGATCCAACAGTTCCAATTCTAGTGGGAGAGAGATTGATGACAACGATCCCGAAAAGCAATtattatacatatacaaataacgCAAGTAAGGTGGCAAACGAGGAATAGGGCCTTCAAGCAAATTCATACTTAGTTTCAGAATGGCCAGGTTTGTCATATCCTCCAAGGAAGTTGGCAAAGTACCATTAATCTGATTTTGGGAGAGATTTATAGATGAAGCAGAATTATTCCAAAACCAATCAGGCAAGACGTCCTCGATGCTTGTGTTCGACATACCCAAATCCTCAATGGAGTTTTGTGAACGGAGCCATCTTGGAAATGCAGGCCCCAACTTACAAGACTTCAGTTGAATGGATCGGAGTTGAAAAGGAGGAACCCAATTATAGTCTACTGAGATGACTAGGGAGTTTTCAGATAGATCGAGCTCACTTAGTTTGGTTAAGCGAGCGAAATGGAGTTCAGACACGGTGCCCTCTAGGGAAttactagagagagaaagaaTATTGAGGTTGGAAAGCTTGCCGATCTCAGTAGGTAACGATCCAGAGAGTAAATTATTCGTGAGATTGATAAGTTCTAGACTATTCAAATTTCCAATCTCAGTGGGTACGGGACCTGAAAGTGAATTATCACTAAGATGAAGTTCTCTTAGATCGGCCAAATTTCCAATCCCAGCGGGTATGGCACCATGAAACATAGAAAAACTGAGATCAAGATAAGAGAGTCTGTGGAGTTTCCATAGCCATTTGGGGATGGTGGAGTTGAAGAGGTTGTCACTGATGTCCAGAGTGGCCAGTGCTGTGAGGttgacatgggaaagagaagaggggATGTCGGTGAGGCCACAGTCATGTAAATGTAGCTCCTCTAGTGAGGACAACATGTTCACTGCTTGAAGCCAATCGTGGGAGGCCATGGAAAGGTTCACAAAGCTCATGTCGAGGTATCTCAAGGAAGTGAGACGCGAGAGCCAGTGCAGGCCATCGGTCGACAAGTCATTGTGGCTGAGGTTGAGACGCTCCAAATGAGTTAGCAGGAGCAAGGATGGTCTGATCTCACCTCCGATAGACGTCTCATTGTTTAGATAGTCTGGATTGAGGTTAAGCTCCACGACATGGCCGGTTGTGTCGTCACAGACCACCCCGCTCCATCTGCAGCAGTCTACTCGGCCTCGCCATGATGACAAACGGCTGGAAGGATCCTTGACGATGCCGGTTTTGAAGTCGAGGAGGGCGTCCCTCTCGCCCTCTACGCACCCCTTCGTCGTCGGCGTTGTTGCCGCCGTGAACAAAAGAATGCTCGTAATCCAAAGCCCGAAAGAGTAGTGCCGAGGCACAGGGTGTGTGGTTCTGGTGCAAGAGGCCATGATGCTATTTGGTGAGTGCATAGTGTACTGAGAGATGGTAGGCGGTGGAGGACATGTATATATAGAGTGGGTGGTGTGCGGGCGTGATGGCCCTCCCATCCCCAACCCATCATAGACTCCTGTGAAACGTGAAGATTGATGCGCTGGTAGCGATAGGCAGATAAAAAGACTTGACTTCAGTGGGATTCGACTCCTGCTGGACCTGCAGTGCGTGCACCGTGTAGCTTACTCAAACTTGGTTTCTACCTCGCCTGGGTCCCAACAACGAAAGAGATTGGTACTGGATTTTAAACTTGAAAGATACGGCCATTTAATCGGACTTGTTGGATTGCGTAGAACGTCTCATTCGGCCCGAATGCGATAGTGTGGAAACTAATTCATGCCTCCCTCATTCCACACGGTTTGATTCTGATGTCCGCACATCGGAACGCATCATCTTCTTAGCCAAGATAAAATGTATGGAGGCGATGAATACCATATTCCAGGGGTCGGAATGACGCCACCACATGTCAAACGTCATCACGGAAGACAACGTGGATGAAGACTCCGACCCACCGCAAACGATTCCTCACCCAAGATAACACGGTAACCCATCGCTTTACATGTAGCGTCCTTCCGAAAGAGGGAGACTCAACGATGTTTGTAGCGGAACGCACGCTTCGCTTTCACACGTGTGGAAGTCTTTGTTGGGAACCCAAAGGCACGCAACAAATTGATTCGTTTGACACACAAGTGGTGAAGATGATGAGGATTTCCCACCATTTCTGTGATGAATTTTGTGGGGATTTGTCCCCACAGGAGCGAAAGAAATGGctgcaatttttcttttctttttatctctTTCGTTTTCTACAAAATTGCACTTGTTTTTATTCccttcaaaattaatgatttcGTACTTATTTAAATTTAACTTGATTATGCAATTCTTATTACCTAATCACCAATAAAGATATAGATTTACAACGCAAATGGATGGATCCCAAGTTGATTCCCCTATGCTTTTGTTCCCGAGAGATCATCCTGGCTAACACCCAAATGGACGGATGACATGCACTGAGCTACCTTCGAGATGTGGGTGACTCCGTCAGTTTTTTTGTACGTAAGCGTGCTTGTTTTTGTTAATGATTACTGGAGAAGTTTATATAGTTattgataaaagaaaaaacaatattAAATCTAGTATAATATACATGTGAAATCTGGAGTCACTGGATCTAATGACTGATCGAATTACGCATTCAttaataatttttcaaaaataaattataatataattgtattttatattgaacatataaaatatatgaatagttataaaatatatgaaaaataaataattgtaTGATTTCATTCAATCGTTTGCTTGTTCCAGCATTTATCATCTATATGTGAGAGACCAAACCATTCCTTGGATCCATCCCTACTTGAAATCATCATACGACCATCTAATCAACATACCATTACTGCAGCCAATCATAGAAAAACCAAGATTGGTCGTATAATATTTGTAATATTTCCAAGCATCTAATGAacgaacgaaaaaaaaaaaaaaaaaaaagcttgagaTTGTACGTCACATACATAACCTTCAAAACATGAAGTAGAGATACTTGTACATATTAACCTCATCACAACCTTTAATTCATCGTCAACCTAACCGTAACTTTATGtaagtataaaatttataatatgttatattaaatatagaaatatttttttatgtcaagattaaaattaaataattagatctaattttatgatgtgtaccttttgatgtcatttcACATAATCATTTAGATTGATGGTTAAGGAGAAGCGTTGAAAGAGAgactttaatccatcaactataaTCTATATTCCTCTTGTTTAGTTCTTATAGGTCATGTCCATTTATAAGTAAGAACAGACGGTCTAGAATAAGTAATTAAGATAGTTCCtcatatctcctaaggaatcctattcTAATATACTCGCGAATATATTGTAAtagaatccaattagttatattatatatatcttatccaattataaatgaccacaaaatttaatattctcccacttcacccattaattgataagatataaaaaagatatttaaatcaaaataaataaaataaaacttatttaaaaataattttacctaattggattccaaagaattttgaaaaatattttatacatggccattaattttaaaataaaccaataagtctaatatataataatactatattaagttcaactatcaatgcgagttataacggttgtatttcatcaatgtcatactcctttcTATATATCACAACatcgttagtctttcctaatatagttcataatgaccatataatTTGTCTTATCAAGACAATTATGTttttacattcaactataatatacataaatataaatataaatatgatatcaaaaataaataactttaattaagcaagaaaaatatcaataatagcatccatctaaacatgcatcaccatatcttttatgacttgctcacaagcctcgttctaagaatatattctttaaatattttatattataaaatttttattaatagatcagaaatcatcatagtggtgctcaggttGTCAATTTTTTCTCTAACTATCAAGTACTTTATTTCGATATGCTTAGAACCactatagtacttgtcattcttatagGAAAAAATTACTGtggtattatcacaaaatatcttcaatggcCTGGTAATCGAGTTAACCACACCAAGTCCTAAGATAAAATTTCACagctataaaacttgatttgtgcCCTCAAAGCATACCACAAATTCAACTTTCATTGTTGATGATACAATAAGCGATTACTTTACACTTTTCTTAGAAATTACCCCACCAGCTAACCTGAATACAAATCCTAAAGTGAACTTCCTACTATCGAGGcaatttacaaaatcagcatATGAATATTCTattacttcaagctgatctgatctcctatatgtgagcatataatctttcgtcctcTATAGATATCCATTACTTtcattgcagctttccaatgttcaattcctgggttgctttggtatcttcttAGCATTGTAACTACAAAACTAATATATGATCTTGTAcaatataatagactttcaattGAACACCcataacaaatattttttatttgattcttttctaagtcatttttcggGCATTGGTTTTGACTAAATTTTTTACCTCTAGTAATAGATATATCATTAGCTCATATTAAATCTCTTcaagatacgattaatatatGCTTTCTGAGTCAAtcttaataatccttgagatctattctCGAATATCTCAATGTCAATAATATATgctgtctcattcatatcaaccattttaaagttcttattgagaaatatcttggtttcgtgcaataaaccaagatcactactggcaagtaaaatatatgttgattctcatattttgatgatgaaaccaattaatatgtgtttatgatttgatctacgttttgagtgacgcaggatgcttcgattagggagagacaattaaagtatgaagaatcatgttgggctgatggaacatgtcagaagattgaacgtcgagccgaatgatcggtcgacatattgatagaaggcttcgggccatggtttcgggcatcgagccaagaagagcgaatattacgataaggatatcagagttgcggaggtcaactggtcgattgggcaatggcCCTGCAAGAGAGgaggatgcaccgaagaatcggatgaagcatcaatagactaatgacatgtcgaacgacatgattcatgcttagtaataattgtctagatcaaagtgtgtttttatgtgtgcaggattaactacgatagcaagacataaagcaaaatgaagtcccggagtcaagaatgcgattttgttgggagttcgagagttcgtcggaagtctaaatgttcgtcctaccggaaccaaccgagaagtctaggagcttgccaaagaagctcgtcgaaactacccaagaagatcatcatgaagtccaggagctcgccgggagttcgctagaactttaccgagagatcatcaaaagttcgccggaagatcgtcagaagctcgctggaagaaaccttgacttatcaggcttatttagcttagtgtatgccttagaattcatagttagcatataattgagattaaaatttgaccaacccaattaggggctagttgggcccatgtaagaactatgttgggcccaataaaaggcccaaacaatgacctaagaGGTAGCATCGTCgtgacacagtctctgagactgtgtcagagactgtgtcaggcggtggtaccgccagtctgggtggtggtatcgtccagacaaagtctccgagagactgtcaagcagtggtaccacccagcacaggctaTGGTACCtcccgtacctaggaaacccgggataagatctttttaggctccaagtttgaatcaacttgaggcctataaatacctctttcatccttggttaacatacacaagcacagagaatttaaaagtgagaaaatgctattataatcttttgagaaatttcctcctctactgtaaGTCTAGAATTcattttaagagaggagtgagtgcttataaaggttgtctcctaaacctgtaaaatggagaagaggggtgtaaaaaggtagttaatcttcctccattgaaagaagatcgatagtggatgccggtggcctcgacggaagaggaatcgatagagtggatgtaggtcacacgaccaaaccactataaaattctggtttgcttttcttttgtgcaatttaccttacttCAAACATCCTTACTTAATGCTATACTCTTCCGTACACTCTTAAGTTATCTTCCgaagaatcgattttaatcgaacgaatattttcaaaccgacgtaattttattgttgcattaattcaacccccccccccccccaaccaaTCTTAGTACCAACTCGTTCCtagtatatacactgatcaacagtgtttttattaaattcgaaggaagtaatagtattatgaaactttatatactattgtctagaagtttatttaaggcaataaatagatttattaagtttataagcccaactttctttttccttttcgatGAATCATTTAGGTTATTTCATATAGATTTTCTTAACTAAATCCCTattcagaaatattatttttacatccatctgatgtaactcaagatcataataagctactaatgccattacgattctcaacgagtcctttttagaaactagagaaaaagtctcattatagtagtCGATGTCTTTTTTCTGAAAAAAATCTTTAGCCACAAGTCTGACTTTATATCATTTAATATTACCCGTTGAGTCATG carries:
- the LOC135666395 gene encoding receptor-like protein 37 — translated: MASCTRTTHPVPRHYSFGLWITSILLFTAATTPTTKGCVEGERDALLDFKTGIVKDPSSRLSSWRGRVDCCRWSGVVCDDTTGHVVELNLNPDYLNNETSIGGEIRPSLLLLTHLERLNLSHNDLSTDGLHWLSRLTSLRYLDMSFVNLSMASHDWLQAVNMLSSLEELHLHDCGLTDIPSSLSHVNLTALATLDISDNLFNSTIPKWLWKLHRLSYLDLSFSMFHGAIPAGIGNLADLRELHLSDNSLSGPVPTEIGNLNSLELINLTNNLLSGSLPTEIGKLSNLNILSLSSNSLEGTVSELHFARLTKLSELDLSENSLVISVDYNWVPPFQLRSIQLKSCKLGPAFPRWLRSQNSIEDLGMSNTSIEDVLPDWFWNNSASSINLSQNQINGRLTESTLGHFRSSLTRLVHQKVGDEERMEKSLRVRSQQPWKLLRRHAVGDSNRLATGVNFDKDR